A region from the Mycobacterium heidelbergense genome encodes:
- a CDS encoding glycosyltransferase family 2 protein: protein MGPNEVDDVSASPTVSVCVPMYNNAATIARCLRSILDQEGVEFEIVVVDDDSSDDGAAVAATMLRPGDRLIRNESRLGLNGNHNKCIELARGSCVQFVHGDDWLLPESLKKLSRCFEDPTVGMAFAPRRLVSHDVPWWRRPPRKPHSYFFKLRKYNRGSSLVTQLAVLSAGGNLIGEPTCVMFRRRLALGVGGFRDDVYQLVDLDLWLRLMLRSAICFVPQELSVRTHTAGTATVRNVSTGRNWLDHLRILTWLIVDPASTTAIRIAATAWWMLLWLALHIRVAVFGPQRKSRLRILVQAPVHEFARARRLAARLS from the coding sequence ATGGGTCCGAACGAGGTTGACGACGTGTCGGCGAGCCCGACGGTCTCGGTATGTGTACCGATGTACAACAACGCCGCCACGATCGCACGCTGTCTCCGGAGCATTTTGGATCAGGAGGGTGTCGAGTTCGAGATAGTGGTCGTCGACGACGATTCGTCAGATGATGGTGCTGCCGTTGCCGCAACAATGCTCCGGCCCGGAGACCGACTGATACGTAATGAGTCTCGGCTCGGCCTCAACGGAAACCACAACAAATGCATAGAACTCGCACGGGGCTCTTGTGTCCAGTTCGTGCACGGTGACGATTGGTTGCTTCCGGAGTCCCTCAAGAAGCTGTCCCGATGTTTCGAGGACCCAACTGTGGGAATGGCTTTCGCCCCCCGGCGCCTCGTGAGCCACGACGTCCCGTGGTGGCGGCGACCGCCACGCAAGCCCCACAGCTACTTTTTTAAGCTCCGGAAATACAATCGCGGATCGTCGTTGGTCACGCAGCTGGCCGTGCTGAGCGCTGGCGGCAATTTGATCGGTGAGCCGACCTGCGTGATGTTTCGGCGTCGGCTGGCACTTGGGGTGGGGGGCTTTCGCGACGACGTATATCAGCTCGTCGACTTGGATCTCTGGCTGCGCTTGATGCTGCGATCAGCGATCTGTTTTGTGCCCCAAGAACTGTCGGTGCGTACCCACACGGCCGGCACCGCGACCGTACGCAACGTGAGCACCGGACGGAACTGGCTGGACCACCTACGCATTCTCACGTGGCTGATCGTGGATCCGGCGTCGACCACGGCGATTCGGATCGCTGCCACAGCCTGGTGGATGCTGCTGTGGCTGGCGCTGCACATCCGGGTAGCGGTGTTCGGGCCACAGCGGAAATCACGTTTGAGGATCTTGGTCCAAGCACCTGTTCACGAGTTCGCCCGCGCTCGGCGCTTGGCGGCCCGGCTCTCGTGA
- a CDS encoding rhamnan synthesis F family protein: MTYEAIVKLLDTLHVQSDHTRAALRYRRSGDALRFVCETHQELPALPPPGRRSLVLFAHFDPQGIVDPYVVYYLKALYGLGATIVFVSGSPSLTPESVAPIRDLCAGVFTRQTLSLDFGSWHLAWCLLRERGWSLDQFDRLVLANDSVYGPLFPLEEMWSSFHGADMYGAIESTELLSPHLQSFFLAWDLNARTRPFLNDFWNGFQYIVHKRILIWRCEIGLSRRARKAGLSIKPFVSSAAIKGTYGRSPEHQWSSRFSGPSLNNTIYFWDGLIEHLRFPFLKTILPRYNTPWHHSMANLRGFIERHTPYPYELIQSNVERLGCGEPAWVRPSRYATLRDRLVDEILDRTASLKASREPGRQAPSAGELVNRCLDQDPQT, from the coding sequence ATGACATACGAGGCCATTGTGAAACTCCTTGACACGCTCCACGTTCAGTCCGACCACACCAGGGCCGCTCTGCGCTACCGCCGTAGCGGTGATGCATTGCGCTTCGTATGTGAAACCCATCAGGAGCTTCCCGCACTGCCCCCGCCGGGGCGGCGCAGTCTGGTTCTGTTCGCGCACTTCGATCCCCAGGGCATCGTCGACCCTTACGTCGTGTATTACCTGAAGGCGCTGTATGGGCTGGGGGCGACGATCGTGTTCGTTTCCGGCTCGCCGTCGCTGACGCCGGAGTCGGTGGCTCCCATCCGCGATCTCTGCGCCGGTGTTTTCACTCGCCAGACGTTGTCACTGGATTTCGGCTCGTGGCACTTGGCCTGGTGTCTCCTGCGGGAGCGTGGCTGGTCGCTGGATCAGTTCGATCGCCTGGTCCTCGCCAACGACAGTGTGTACGGTCCGCTCTTTCCCCTCGAGGAGATGTGGAGCTCGTTCCATGGTGCCGACATGTACGGCGCCATCGAAAGCACCGAGCTGCTGAGCCCGCATCTTCAGTCGTTCTTTCTGGCCTGGGACCTCAACGCGCGCACCCGCCCCTTCCTCAACGACTTCTGGAATGGCTTCCAGTACATCGTGCACAAACGGATCCTGATCTGGCGATGTGAGATTGGGCTATCCAGGCGTGCCCGTAAAGCGGGGTTGAGCATCAAGCCGTTCGTCTCCTCGGCCGCCATCAAGGGAACCTATGGGCGCTCGCCGGAGCACCAGTGGAGCAGCAGGTTCTCCGGCCCATCCCTCAACAACACCATCTACTTCTGGGATGGCCTGATCGAGCACCTACGGTTCCCTTTCCTCAAGACGATCCTGCCGCGCTACAACACGCCATGGCATCATTCGATGGCGAACCTGCGCGGGTTCATCGAGCGGCACACCCCTTACCCTTACGAACTCATCCAGTCGAACGTGGAAAGGCTCGGCTGCGGAGAACCCGCCTGGGTCAGGCCCTCTCGGTATGCCACCCTCAGGGACCGGCTCGTCGACGAGATCCTGGACCGGACCGCGTCCCTTAAGGCATCACGAGAGCCGGGCCGCCAAGCGCCGAGCGCGGGCGAACTCGTGAACAGGTGCTTGGACCAAGATCCTCAAACGTGA
- a CDS encoding rhamnan synthesis F family protein, whose amino-acid sequence MGFVCETHLQLPAQPPPDRRTLVLFAHFDAHGVVDPYVVYYLRALYGLGATIVFVSGSPSLTPESVAPIRDLCAGVFTRQTLSLDFGSWHLAWCLLRERGWSLDQFDRLVLANDSVYGPLFPLEEMWSSFHGADMYGAIESTELLSPHLQSFFLAWDLNARTRPFLNDFWNGFQYVVDKLLLIRKYEIGLTTRAREAGFSIKPFASVATIKATYGQAPEHPRAGLLAKRRTANNTIYFWDGLIEHLRFPFLKASLPRYNTPWQESVAYLREFIEQHTSYPYDLIQSNVDRLGLGEASWIKPSPTALRIRTWLEFHSVG is encoded by the coding sequence ATGGGTTTCGTGTGCGAAACCCATCTGCAGCTGCCGGCACAGCCTCCGCCCGATCGGCGCACGTTGGTTTTGTTTGCACATTTCGACGCGCATGGCGTGGTCGATCCCTATGTCGTGTATTACCTGAGGGCACTGTATGGGCTGGGGGCGACGATCGTGTTCGTTTCCGGCTCGCCGTCGCTGACGCCGGAGTCGGTGGCTCCCATCCGCGATCTCTGCGCCGGTGTTTTCACTCGCCAGACGTTGTCACTGGATTTCGGCTCGTGGCACTTGGCCTGGTGTCTCCTGCGGGAGCGTGGCTGGTCGCTGGATCAGTTCGATCGCCTGGTCCTCGCCAACGACAGTGTGTACGGTCCGCTCTTTCCCCTCGAGGAGATGTGGAGCTCGTTTCACGGTGCCGACATGTACGGCGCCATCGAAAGCACCGAGCTGCTGAGCCCGCATCTTCAGTCGTTCTTTCTGGCCTGGGACCTCAACGCGCGCACCCGCCCCTTCCTCAACGACTTCTGGAATGGCTTCCAGTACGTTGTGGACAAGCTGCTTCTTATTCGGAAATACGAGATTGGCTTGACAACTCGTGCTCGTGAGGCTGGGTTTAGCATCAAACCGTTCGCCTCGGTCGCCACCATCAAAGCAACCTATGGGCAAGCGCCGGAGCATCCGAGGGCCGGGCTGTTGGCGAAGAGACGAACCGCCAACAACACCATCTACTTCTGGGATGGCCTTATCGAGCACCTACGGTTCCCTTTCCTCAAGGCAAGCCTGCCGCGCTACAACACGCCCTGGCAGGAGTCCGTGGCATATCTGCGCGAGTTCATCGAACAGCACACCTCTTACCCCTATGACCTCATTCAATCGAACGTGGACAGGCTCGGCCTTGGCGAGGCTTCGTGGATCAAGCCAAGCCCCACCGCTCTGCGAATACGAACGTGGCTCGAGTTCCACAGCGTGGGATGA
- a CDS encoding methyltransferase domain-containing protein, translating into MVTMGTASKSAVDLFYSVKYAPFRLPIRQKYRRFVEDKHGIEIGGPSALFKTVLPLYRFVAGLDGVNFSTETVWEGNIEEGGNFKYYYKRSGRQFISDATDLSEIAGARYDFLLSSNCLEHVANPIKALTEWKRVIKEGGAMIVVLPNKQSNFDHRRPFTKFEHLLDDFTQDVGEDDLTHLDEILALHDLPMDPPAGDLEHFRQRSLKNFHNRTLHHHVFDIQLIEQILRYVGLEIIDMTTTRTDFFALATKNRDVGDGAAAQ; encoded by the coding sequence ATGGTAACCATGGGAACGGCATCTAAATCAGCCGTTGACTTGTTTTACAGTGTCAAGTATGCACCATTTCGGCTGCCTATTCGTCAAAAGTACCGCCGATTCGTCGAGGACAAGCACGGGATCGAAATCGGCGGCCCGAGTGCACTGTTTAAAACAGTGCTTCCTCTTTATCGATTCGTGGCTGGATTGGACGGTGTCAACTTCTCTACGGAAACCGTTTGGGAAGGCAACATTGAGGAGGGGGGGAATTTTAAATATTATTATAAGAGGTCTGGCCGCCAATTTATTTCCGACGCAACTGATTTAAGCGAAATCGCAGGTGCACGATACGATTTCCTGCTGTCGTCGAACTGTTTGGAACACGTCGCAAACCCCATCAAGGCGCTCACGGAATGGAAACGGGTGATCAAGGAGGGCGGAGCTATGATAGTCGTCCTTCCCAACAAGCAGAGCAACTTCGACCATCGACGCCCGTTCACGAAGTTCGAGCACTTATTGGACGATTTCACGCAAGACGTCGGCGAGGACGACCTTACGCATCTAGACGAAATCTTGGCGCTCCACGACTTGCCGATGGATCCGCCCGCCGGCGACTTGGAGCATTTTAGACAGCGTAGCCTGAAGAATTTTCACAACCGAACACTCCATCACCATGTGTTTGACATCCAGCTGATCGAACAAATCCTGCGATATGTGGGGCTTGAGATTATCGATATGACAACCACCAGAACCGACTTCTTCGCGCTTGCAACGAAGAATCGTGATGTCGGCGACGGCGCCGCGGCCCAATAA
- a CDS encoding PPE family protein gives MSFLPPEVNSGLIYAAPGSGKLGAAASEWDCLAMGLRSTAVSYQTVIAELITGWPGPLAIGMAGAAAHYASRIAEMAARAAHVGSKAKAAAKTFETAHALTVPPLVIAANRAWFATLAATNLLGQNTQAIAATETHYLEMWAQDATALNGYVAAYHNAVRMSASSRPAASPRTEARWALRSLTSRGSLPSTFGQVASPDATPVGTHGTEGTTTASAPERLAMYPISMLARAARMCQTGARDLTANSSGLLNGFGQLVDCTAQLVVDGVSDQPPVWEARVSVQMSHAILLGGLTLPPAWLGAVREVGHTAPASPVAGARRWSSASSTRRGAAQLTLIERLAAGPWAPPPAECPPK, from the coding sequence ATGTCGTTCCTTCCGCCGGAGGTCAATTCGGGGCTGATATATGCAGCTCCCGGATCCGGTAAGCTGGGCGCCGCCGCATCAGAGTGGGATTGCCTGGCGATGGGCCTACGTTCGACGGCCGTCTCCTACCAGACGGTGATCGCGGAGCTGATCACAGGGTGGCCCGGGCCGTTAGCAATCGGGATGGCCGGTGCAGCGGCCCACTACGCGTCGCGGATCGCCGAGATGGCCGCGCGGGCGGCCCACGTCGGTTCCAAAGCCAAGGCCGCGGCGAAGACGTTCGAGACGGCGCATGCACTGACCGTGCCGCCCTTGGTGATTGCGGCCAATCGCGCGTGGTTCGCGACGTTGGCGGCCACGAACCTGCTCGGGCAGAACACTCAGGCGATTGCCGCCACCGAGACCCATTACCTCGAGATGTGGGCTCAGGACGCGACGGCGCTGAACGGATACGTCGCGGCTTACCACAACGCGGTCAGGATGTCGGCATCCTCTCGGCCGGCGGCCAGCCCGCGGACCGAGGCACGTTGGGCACTGAGGTCCCTCACCTCGCGGGGTTCACTGCCGAGCACCTTCGGGCAGGTGGCTTCGCCGGACGCCACGCCGGTTGGCACGCACGGCACCGAAGGAACCACCACCGCCAGCGCTCCAGAACGCTTGGCGATGTACCCGATCAGCATGTTGGCGCGGGCGGCCCGCATGTGTCAGACGGGCGCCCGGGACCTGACGGCCAATAGCAGCGGGCTGCTCAACGGATTTGGTCAGCTCGTCGACTGCACCGCACAGTTGGTGGTGGACGGCGTGAGCGATCAGCCTCCCGTATGGGAGGCGAGGGTCTCTGTACAGATGTCGCACGCGATTTTGTTGGGCGGGCTAACGTTACCGCCGGCGTGGCTGGGCGCGGTGCGAGAAGTCGGCCATACCGCTCCGGCATCGCCGGTCGCCGGCGCCCGTAGATGGTCGTCGGCGTCGAGCACGCGCCGCGGGGCGGCGCAACTGACGCTGATCGAGCGCCTGGCCGCCGGGCCTTGGGCCCCGCCACCGGCGGAATGCCCACCGAAATAA
- a CDS encoding MarR family winged helix-turn-helix transcriptional regulator: protein MEETVLEPPKSYLPGLGDTEQRCWQAFLESSALLLETLDRQLVKEHKLTLFDFLVLSMLARSNGGGSARMGDLAQALAVGPSRMTQQIRRLESEGLVCRSRSTKDKRGVIATITREGRTRLQPATKTYAGHIREHYLDQMTRQQMIAMGDSCRRINHPLHNSQISDRFRPL, encoded by the coding sequence GTGGAGGAAACGGTTCTTGAGCCGCCGAAAAGTTATTTGCCTGGGCTCGGCGATACGGAGCAACGGTGCTGGCAAGCGTTTCTGGAATCGTCGGCACTGCTGCTGGAGACCTTGGACCGGCAGCTCGTCAAGGAGCACAAACTCACGCTGTTCGACTTCTTGGTGCTCTCCATGCTCGCCCGGTCGAACGGCGGCGGCTCGGCTCGGATGGGCGATCTGGCCCAAGCGCTCGCGGTCGGGCCCAGCCGAATGACGCAGCAGATCCGCCGCCTCGAATCAGAGGGCCTCGTTTGTCGTAGCCGCAGCACTAAGGACAAACGCGGGGTAATCGCGACCATTACCCGCGAGGGCCGCACGCGGCTTCAGCCCGCTACCAAAACCTATGCGGGACACATTCGCGAGCACTATCTCGACCAGATGACGCGCCAGCAGATGATCGCCATGGGCGATAGCTGCCGACGCATCAATCATCCGCTGCACAACTCCCAAATCTCGGACAGGTTCAGGCCTCTCTAA
- a CDS encoding winged helix-turn-helix transcriptional regulator has translation MELLGQRWILRIVWELEPGALRFLELRRRMGNCSSSMLSERLRQLSTAGLVVKNPVGTWELTVAGAQLGSALAPVWEWAEGWGRVAFGAALRAHSGTNHA, from the coding sequence ATGGAGCTATTGGGCCAGCGATGGATACTGCGAATTGTCTGGGAGCTTGAGCCCGGCGCCCTGCGATTTTTGGAGCTGCGCCGCCGCATGGGCAACTGCTCATCGAGCATGCTCTCCGAGCGGCTTCGGCAGCTGTCGACCGCAGGCCTGGTGGTCAAGAACCCCGTTGGAACATGGGAGCTGACCGTCGCAGGCGCCCAGCTTGGGTCGGCACTGGCACCGGTGTGGGAATGGGCCGAGGGATGGGGCAGGGTGGCATTCGGCGCCGCGCTGCGGGCGCACTCCGGCACCAACCACGCCTGA
- a CDS encoding DUF5642 family protein codes for MLKVVLAIVSMCALAGCSGTNASSTKADISKVDQVKSSFGSEFKVNDIAKRGIDPKFFSAHKLPPGLIFAPPECAKVAVGPEMPMGLGGTMAGLSAEGNGNRLTVIAMETSQPLPSNDPGHHCSKVVFSGPQMKGSIEAVDAPRIDGMQTLGERRVMQTDSPEGDRSLEAYRYTAQFGDYEVVVIASPTMNPDQPAVPIDTQRARDLLVKAVAAIRS; via the coding sequence ATGTTGAAGGTGGTACTCGCGATCGTATCTATGTGTGCGCTCGCCGGCTGCTCGGGTACGAATGCCTCTTCGACGAAGGCAGACATCAGCAAGGTCGACCAGGTGAAGTCGAGCTTTGGATCCGAGTTCAAAGTCAACGACATCGCCAAACGCGGTATCGATCCCAAGTTTTTCTCTGCACACAAGCTGCCCCCGGGTCTCATCTTCGCTCCCCCCGAATGCGCAAAAGTAGCGGTCGGACCCGAGATGCCAATGGGCCTGGGTGGCACCATGGCCGGTCTCTCCGCCGAGGGCAACGGCAACCGGCTCACCGTTATAGCGATGGAGACGTCCCAGCCGCTGCCGTCCAACGATCCCGGGCACCACTGCAGTAAGGTGGTCTTCTCCGGGCCCCAGATGAAGGGATCCATCGAGGCGGTCGATGCGCCCAGGATCGACGGGATGCAGACGCTCGGGGAGCGGCGTGTGATGCAGACCGACTCACCCGAGGGCGATCGCTCCCTCGAGGCTTACCGTTACACGGCGCAGTTTGGCGACTACGAGGTGGTAGTGATCGCCAGTCCCACGATGAACCCCGACCAGCCGGCCGTGCCTATTGATACTCAACGTGCCCGTGACCTGCTCGTAAAGGCCGTGGCCGCAATCCGGAGTTGA
- a CDS encoding IS1634 family transposase, which produces MAYVRKVRTASGAVAVQVVRKHRGQRTILAHVGSAHTDAELGILLEAARRIAVADQGALDIEVAARPQRVDEVADWRTGTLTLSAGVPKGQPVPPGRTISTCSRLLYDTLAAVYDWLGFDIVDDAVFRDLVIARLVEPTSKADAARVLTDLGKDTVSYKTIQRHLAKVNTADYRGAIAAKCFTHAADRGGLSFLLYDVTTLYFEAENEDDLRKVGYSKERRIDPQIVVGLLVDRTGFPLEVGCFEGNTAETHTLVPIIDAFRSRHDLGDTPMIIAADAGMLAASNLTALDEAGLGFIVGSRSVKAPIDLASHFHWNGDVFTDGQIIDTVTPRHAKSVANDPAHRAEPAWNPQAHPQAWRAVWAYSAKRARRDQKTLYAQETRARAVISGERAAKSTRFVKTHAGDRVLDEASLARAQSLVGLKGYVTNIDAAIMPAGDIIAKYHDLWHVERSFRMSKSDLRARPIFHRTRDAIEAHLTIVFTALALAHNIQERSGLAIAKVIKQLRPLRSATIAINGATQNFPPEIPTAQQEILNALGVPKPGH; this is translated from the coding sequence GTGGCGTATGTACGGAAGGTGCGCACCGCCTCAGGAGCCGTCGCGGTGCAGGTAGTGCGCAAACATCGAGGTCAACGCACGATCCTGGCCCATGTCGGTTCCGCACACACCGATGCCGAGCTGGGGATCCTGCTCGAAGCGGCCCGGCGGATCGCCGTAGCTGATCAAGGTGCGCTCGATATCGAGGTGGCTGCCCGACCCCAGCGAGTCGATGAAGTCGCTGATTGGCGTACCGGCACGCTGACGCTGTCGGCGGGGGTACCCAAAGGGCAACCGGTTCCGCCGGGACGGACCATCTCGACGTGTTCGCGTCTGCTCTACGACACCCTTGCCGCGGTGTATGACTGGCTGGGTTTCGATATCGTCGACGACGCGGTGTTCCGCGATCTGGTCATCGCCCGTCTGGTCGAACCGACCAGCAAGGCCGATGCCGCCCGGGTGTTGACCGACCTCGGCAAAGACACAGTGTCCTACAAGACGATTCAACGTCACCTGGCCAAGGTGAACACCGCGGACTACCGCGGTGCGATCGCCGCCAAATGCTTCACCCATGCCGCGGACCGGGGCGGTCTGAGCTTTCTGCTCTACGACGTCACCACTTTGTATTTCGAGGCCGAGAACGAAGACGACCTGCGTAAGGTCGGCTACTCCAAGGAACGCCGCATCGATCCGCAGATCGTCGTGGGGTTGCTGGTCGACCGAACCGGATTCCCTTTGGAGGTCGGCTGCTTCGAGGGCAACACCGCTGAAACGCACACGCTCGTGCCGATCATCGACGCCTTTCGGTCGCGCCACGACCTCGGTGACACCCCCATGATCATCGCCGCCGATGCCGGCATGCTTGCGGCATCGAACCTCACCGCCCTCGACGAGGCCGGATTAGGGTTCATCGTCGGTTCACGCAGCGTGAAAGCCCCGATCGATCTGGCCTCCCATTTCCATTGGAACGGTGACGTTTTCACCGACGGGCAGATCATCGACACCGTCACCCCACGGCACGCCAAGTCCGTGGCCAACGATCCCGCCCACCGGGCCGAACCAGCCTGGAACCCCCAAGCGCATCCGCAGGCCTGGCGTGCGGTCTGGGCGTACTCGGCCAAACGCGCACGCCGCGATCAGAAGACCCTCTACGCCCAGGAAACCCGCGCCCGCGCGGTCATCAGCGGTGAACGCGCCGCCAAGTCCACCCGATTCGTCAAAACTCACGCCGGCGACCGTGTTCTCGACGAGGCCAGCCTGGCCCGCGCCCAATCCCTGGTCGGCTTGAAGGGCTATGTCACCAACATCGACGCCGCCATCATGCCCGCCGGCGACATCATCGCGAAGTACCACGACCTCTGGCATGTCGAGCGTTCATTTCGGATGTCCAAAAGCGACCTTCGCGCCCGACCGATATTCCACCGCACCCGCGACGCCATCGAAGCCCACCTCACCATCGTGTTCACCGCACTGGCCCTCGCACACAACATCCAGGAACGCAGCGGCCTGGCCATCGCCAAAGTCATCAAGCAACTCCGCCCCCTGCGCAGCGCGACCATCGCCATCAACGGCGCCACCCAGAACTTCCCACCGGAAATCCCGACAGCCCAACAAGAAATCCTGAACGCCCTCGGCGTCCCCAAACCAGGGCACTAA
- a CDS encoding FitA-like ribbon-helix-helix domain-containing protein, with amino-acid sequence MPRMVQIRNVPDELVHELKGRAAAHRMSLSDFLLARLGEIAEEPTLNEVVDRLAALPRRNIGVSAAELVGEARSE; translated from the coding sequence ATGCCCCGCATGGTTCAGATCCGAAACGTTCCTGACGAGCTTGTGCATGAGCTAAAGGGCCGGGCGGCGGCGCACCGGATGAGCCTGAGCGATTTCCTGCTTGCCCGGCTGGGCGAGATCGCCGAAGAACCAACGCTCAACGAGGTTGTCGATCGTCTTGCGGCGCTGCCGCGCCGGAACATCGGCGTGAGCGCGGCCGAGCTGGTCGGCGAAGCTCGATCCGAGTGA
- a CDS encoding type II toxin-antitoxin system VapC family toxin, with translation MIVVDASAAVELVLATPPGAAVARRLRSETVHVPAHFDVEVIGAIRRAVVRRLISDHEGLVAAADFRSLSLRRWPIMPFVQRAYQLRNTHTVADAVYVALAEGLTAPLITCDARLAQSHGHDAHIELVA, from the coding sequence GTGATCGTGGTGGACGCGTCGGCGGCCGTCGAGCTCGTCCTCGCGACGCCGCCGGGGGCGGCGGTGGCCCGGCGCTTGCGCAGCGAGACGGTGCATGTTCCCGCCCACTTCGATGTTGAGGTGATCGGGGCGATACGGCGAGCGGTTGTGCGTCGGCTGATCAGCGATCACGAAGGGCTCGTCGCTGCTGCCGATTTCCGGAGCCTGTCATTGAGACGCTGGCCGATAATGCCTTTCGTCCAGCGCGCCTACCAACTGCGGAACACGCACACGGTGGCCGATGCGGTGTACGTTGCCCTCGCCGAGGGCCTCACGGCACCGCTGATCACCTGCGACGCGCGACTGGCTCAATCCCACGGCCATGATGCACACATCGAGCTTGTTGCCTGA
- a CDS encoding TA system VapC family ribonuclease toxin: MTRALLDVNVLIALLDSDHVDHERVRGWIDAEIVHGWASCAITQNGFARIVSQPRYPSPVPPAQAIARLARAAATEYHEYWTCSVSLLDDELFDYTRLHGHRQVTDAYLLALATANGCRFATLDQTIPIDAVRRADARNLTLI, translated from the coding sequence GTGACGCGCGCCCTGCTGGACGTCAATGTCCTCATTGCGCTGCTTGACAGCGATCACGTCGATCACGAGCGTGTTCGTGGGTGGATCGACGCCGAGATCGTCCACGGCTGGGCGTCGTGTGCGATAACTCAGAACGGCTTCGCTCGGATCGTCAGCCAGCCTCGATACCCCAGCCCGGTGCCACCTGCACAGGCAATCGCCAGGTTGGCTCGCGCCGCGGCGACCGAGTATCACGAGTACTGGACATGTTCGGTCAGTCTGCTCGACGACGAGCTTTTCGACTACACGCGGCTGCACGGACATCGTCAGGTGACCGACGCATATCTACTCGCGCTCGCAACCGCCAACGGCTGCCGGTTCGCGACTCTGGATCAGACGATTCCCATCGACGCTGTCCGGCGCGCCGATGCGCGCAACCTGACGCTTATCTGA
- a CDS encoding ribbon-helix-helix domain-containing protein, whose product MRTTLSLDDDVLLAVKERARRENRTAGEVLSDLARQALTQQCQTGTPTRESFYGFEPFEHRGAAVSNALIDRLRDEEAV is encoded by the coding sequence ATGCGCACCACGCTGTCCTTGGATGATGACGTATTGCTCGCGGTGAAGGAACGCGCGCGCCGCGAGAACCGCACAGCAGGCGAAGTTCTGTCCGATCTCGCGCGGCAGGCGCTGACACAACAGTGCCAGACCGGCACGCCCACACGGGAAAGCTTCTACGGTTTCGAACCCTTCGAGCATCGAGGGGCTGCCGTGTCCAACGCTCTCATCGACCGGCTGCGTGACGAGGAAGCCGTGTGA